A single window of Mycosarcoma maydis chromosome 1, whole genome shotgun sequence DNA harbors:
- a CDS encoding ribosome biosynthesis protein RRB1 (related to RRB1 - involved in the regulation of ribosome biosynthesis) → MSKRPSSPSLEGKSALASAPSQLNRIKDADGDDDMGEFEDQFEDEFDEEDTDAVLATRDSEDSDDDDDDDDDAETMEVDGVKVDGKIQRPEDDEADAVEPETQVYIPGVSKLAEGQTLEADQSAYEMLHRLNVTWPCLSFDHLKDHLGNDRQSYPHTSYMVAGTQADTASRNEILVMKASSLHKTQNDDGLSDDEDEDDENDLDDDAILEYKSIPVVGGINRVRAAPTCTPVSDLEPCLDAYPVAAWSEVGDVKIFDVRPLLNSLDRPGTSYDARRVNTPMFTVKAHNGVEGYAMDWAGVVNGGSSAGGKASSLRLLTGDIHSKIFLTTANNAGFTTNPTPFTSHTSSVEDLQWSPKEPTVFASCSADRSIRVWDVRVKNRRSVISVENAHVQDVNVISWNRGTDYLLVSGGDEGALKVWDLRHFKPNSSTAPSAVAHFDWHKAPISSVEWHPTEDSIFAASGRDDQVTLWDLSVEHDDDEQAAAGVGVQGLKDVPPQLLFCHHGLTDCKELHWHPQIPGMLATTSLDGFNLFKTISV, encoded by the exons ATGTCAAAACGCCCCTCTTCGCCCTCGTTGGAGGGCAAGTCCGCTTTGGCTTCAGCCCCTTCCCAACTCAATCGTATCAAGGATGCcgacggcgacgacgatatGGGCGAGTTCGAGGACCAGTTCGAAGACGAGTTTGACGAGGAAGACACCGACGCTGTTCTGGCCACTCGCGATTCGGAAGActcggacgatgacgacgacgacgacgacgacgccgaaaCTATGGAGGTCGACGGTGTCAAAGTCGACGGCAAGATCCAACGACCCGAGGATGATGAAGCCGACGCTGTGGAGCCCGAGACGCAAGTCTACATCCCAGGTGTTAGCAAGCTCGCAGAGGGTCAGACGCTCGAAGCAGATCAAAGCGCTTACGAGATGCTTCACCGTCTCAACGTAACATGGCCCTGTCTCTCGTTTGACCATCTCAAGGACCACCTTGGAAACGACAGGCAGAGCTACCCGCACACCTCGTACATGGTTGCTGGTACCCAGGCTGACACAGCTTCGCGCAACGAGATCCTCGTGATGAAGGCAAGTTCACTCCACAAAACTCAGAATGACGATG GTCTGtccgatgacgaagacgaagacgatgaaaacgatctggacgacgatgcgattCTCGAGTACAAATCCATCCCTGTCGTCGGTGGTATCAACCGCGTTCGCGCCGCGCCCACTTGCACGCCTGTTTCAGACCTCGAGCCCTGTTTGGACGCGTACCCAGTTGCAGCATGGTCCGAAGTGGGTGATGTCAAGATCTTTGACGTTCGTCCTctgctcaactcgctcgatCGTCCCGGAACGAGCTACGATGCGCGCAGAGTCAACACGCCCATGTTCACCGTCAAGGCGCACAATGGTGTAGAGGGATATGCTATGGATTGGGCGGGCGTGGTAAATGGCGGATCTTCGGCTGGCGGAAAAGCTTCGTCGTTGAGGCTGTTGACGGGTGATATCCACAGCAAGATCTTCCTTACCACTGCGAACAATGCAGGTTTCACGACGAACCCAACACCATTCACGTCGCATACGTCTTCCGTCGAAGACCTGCAGTGGTCACCAAAGGAACCTACCGTATTTGCGTCGTGTTCCGCCGACCGCTCCATCCGTGTCTGGGATGTTCGAGTGAAAAACCGACGCAGCGTCATCTCGGTTGAAAACGCGCATGTGCAAGATGTCAATGTGATTTCCTGGAATCGAGGAACCGACTACCTTCTCGTTTCTGGTGGAGACGAAGGTGCACTGAAAGTGTGGGATCTTCGACACTTTAAGCCGAACTCAAGCACGGCTCCCTCGGCGGTCGCTCACTTTGACTGGCACAAAGCGCCTATCTCTTCGGTTGAATGGCACCCTACTGAAGACTCGATCTTTGCCGCTAGCGGTCGAGACGACCAAGTTACACTTTGGGATCTCTCGGTCGAacacgacgacgacgaacaAGCCGCAGCCGGCGTCGGCGTCCAAGGTCTCAAAGATGTTCCTCCTCAACTCCTGTTCTGCCACCATGGGTTGACCGATTGCAAGGAGTTGCATTGGCACCCGCAAATCCCAGGAATGCTCGCCACTACCTCGTTGGATGGCTTCAACCTCTTCAAGACCATCTCGGTCTGA
- a CDS encoding putative inorganic phosphate permease, producing MPFGTSMDAWASFYDYASDDLAVASAVGSARASSELDHAEPLPIDDRLGALRQSALRPDSVVFSALQPMQPENSPSFLPSWHNHKCTSTPTHLSSVALDHHHDHDPSSQLRYPRFDPCSRLSHSQEVQKNMLQQETNFSYNVTPPLALVERHMARTWIGLTWGEIKLLALAGAGFFMDSYDLFIINMVYPILLLAYYPLGTSNIEWGLSGGVLKASASMGNVVGQLLFGFLGDFWGRSVLYGKELMLAMLAIILMISAPDTLRGQGVTIWIAAFRFLMGIGIGGDYPLSATVVADRSSTKTRGLLLSLIFSNQGWGALAAALSALAVIASYSSSILSDNLSELSGAWRILLGLPLAPGFVVLYFRLTLIESARFVQARYLQDHDDVAIRAAAAGIDLPEISATRGLVRPTSAYAGTEVAKQAHLRRKHSELPSCPSSFLGSNGASTNSGHGVAKHHFHSSLPRRQLPFPRELREAMRKAATQSKGLSFNSIGVARNDFWEYFSEWRHLKVLLGTSISWFLVDITFYGINLNQSGIFALIGYTQGSAWHRIYKQALGNLIVVLAGFLPGYYLTVALIEVIGRKKIQLFGFAANALLFLVLALSYNTIIHQAAPFFAVFVLLQLSFNFGSNSTTFVVPAEVFPTRVRATAHGFCAAMGKLGSIVSSLGFSILATSPSFGHTGIFWIFLGVSLLGFVVTLLLVPETKGYDADMVDRQEMLDRPSRA from the coding sequence ATGCCATTCGGAACTTCAATGGATGCCTGGGCATCCTTCTACGACTATGCCAGTGACGATCTCGCAGTCGCAAGTGCTGTCGGATCAGCGCGTGCATCTTCCGAGCTTGATCATGCCGAGCCTCTGCCCATAGATGATCGACTGGGCGCTTTACGTCAGTCAGCACTCCGCCCAGATTCAGTCGTTTTCTCAGCATTGCAACCAATGCAGCCCGAGAATAGTCCATCTTTTCTTCCAAGCTGGCACAATCATAAGTGTACGAGCACACCAACCCATCTCAGCTCGGTAGCTCTAGATCATCACCATGATCACGATCCGTCTTCACAGCTTCGCTATCCGCGTTTCGATCCCTGCTCGCGCCTTTCTCACAGCCAAGAAGTACAGAAAAATATGCTGCAGCAGGAGACTAACTTCAGCTACAATGTCACACCTCCATTGGCGCTAGTGGAACGGCATATGGCAAGAACATGGATCGGTCTTACATGGGGTGAaatcaagctgctcgccctTGCGGGTGCCGGATTCTTCATGGACTCATATGATTTGTTCATCATCAACATGGTTTATCCAATCCTCCTATTGGCGTACTACCCTCTGGGAACAAGCAATATCGAATGGGGCTTGTCCGGTGGAGTATTGAAAGCGTCCGCGAGCATGGGAAACGTCGTTGGCCAGCTTCTTTTCGGCTTTCTTGGTGACTTTTGGGGCCGCTCGGTACTCTACGGTAAAGAGCTTATGCTTGCGATGCTTGCCATCATTCTCATGATCTCAGCTCCTGATACCCTTCGTGGCCAAGGCGTCACTATCTGGATTGCAGCTTTTCGATTCTTGATGGGTATCGGAATCGGCGGTGACTATCCTCTCTCAGCGACTGTGGTTGCGGATCGATCAAGCACCAAGACGCGCGgattgctgctgtcgcttATCTTCAGCAACCAAGGATGGGGTGCTCTAGCTGCGGCGCTGTCTGCGTTGGCTGTTATCGCAAGCTACAGCTCGTCAATTTTGTCTGACAATCTGTCCGAGCTTAGTGGAGCTTGGCGCattcttcttggccttccACTCGCACCGGGTTTCGTAGTACTCTATTTCCGCTTGACCCTAATCGAGTCGGCTCGTTTCGTGCAAGCGCGCTATCTACAAGATCACGATGATGTGGCCATCcgtgccgctgctgcagggATCGATCTTCCGGAAATCTCGGCAACGCGAGGGTTAGTGAGGCCAACAAGCGCCTATGCAGGCACAGAGGTGGCCAAGCAAGCCCATCTACGACGGAAACACTCTGAATTGCCGTCGTGCCCATCGTCCTTTCTCGGCTCAAACGGAGCAAGTACAAACAGTGGTCATGGGGTAGCCAAACATCATTTCCATTCAAGCTTGCCTCGGCGGCAACTGCCTTTCCCTCGAGAGCTGCGTGAAGCGATGCGAAAGGCCGCCACGCAAAGCAAGGGTCTTTCTTTCAACTCTATCGGTGTGGCACGCAACGACTTTTGGGAATACTTTAGTGAATGGCGACACCTCAAAGTCCTTTTGGGCACATCCATCTCGTGGTTTTTGGTCGACATCACTTTTTATGGCATCAACCTCAACCAATCGGGCATCTTTGCGCTGATTGGCTATACACAGGGCAGCGCATGGCACCGCATCTACAAGCAGGCGCTAGGCAATTTGATCGTGGTGCTGGCGGGTTTCCTTCCGGGCTACTATCTCACTGTCGCCTTGATCGAGGTCATCGGACGCAAGAAGATCCAATTGTTTGGCTTTGCGGCCAATGCATTGCTGTTTCTGGTGCTGGCTCTTAGCTacaacaccatcatccaccAAGCGGCCCCCTTCTTTGCCGTGTTTGTGCTGTTGCAACTCAGCTTCAATTTTGgaagcaacagcaccacGTTTGTAGTCCCGGCAGAGGTCTTCCCCACACGCGTTCGAGCTACTGCTCACGGCTTCTGTGCAGCTATGGGCAAGCTGGGTAGCATTGTCTCTTCTCTTGGATTTAGCATACTGGCCACCAGTCCAAGCTTTGGACACACGGGCATATTTTGGATCTTTCTCGGCGTGagcttgcttggcttcgTCGTGACTCTGCTTCTGGTGCCAGAGACAAAGGGTTACGATGCTGATATGGTGGATCGACAAGAGATGCTGGACAGACCAAGCAGGGCCTGA
- a CDS encoding uncharacterized protein (related to ATX2 - Golgi membrane protein involved in manganese homeostasis), which yields MSGFIAFLLLVSGMGVGTLVCGLAPLSLPLSHRMMRVLEVFGAGLLVGAAVTVVIPEGSSALFSNVTPPSPSPSPSPASIYSSALHPTAAYKPVSPLEIPPASHPQSSQPLWAWSFITRRSEEPSQIHALKHDPHNHDSPSDHKPFTQSDAAHRLGSSILFGIVLMYIIDQLTSSSTASSHNHHPDKTQDHHHSHEYLNSPVRPRLEAHRLSKSFHQRSDPTTTPNTIHKVSSRASFTIYDRSQHGFDEEAQAGASSAGTQAPSTSNEPHRRVESITTASSSSILKRSRSMSSSHTDHSSFGQALTTIVGLLIHAAADGIAMGASAQSGDETLTMVVFIAIMVHKAPAAFGLCAMLMSQRLSRTSIRKAVAIFAFASPLGALVTYGLLAMFFDSANTTVHRAAADAQGGIDGKSIGTALAFSGGTFLFVAFHAVLELAGAEADTLPSLVGSADAAGETQILGKWLRIALLIAGACTPRLLQSVLASFGGAHHH from the exons ATGTCGGGCTTCATCGCgtttttgctgctggtgagcGGTATGGGCGTAGGGACGCTCGTCTGTGGACTTGcaccgctctcgctccCACTGTCGCATCGGATGATGCGCGTGCTCGAAGTGTTTGGAGCTGGCTTACTCGTCGGAGCTGCCGTCACAGTCGTTATCCCTGAAGGCTCGAGCGCGCTCTTCTCCAATGTCACACCGccatcgccgtcgccgtcgccgtcgccggCCAGTATCTATTCAAGTGCGCTGCATCCCACAGCGGCCTACAAGCCCGTCTCACCACTCGAAATACCGCCAGCATCCCACCCACAATCTTCGCAGCCGCTATGGGCATGGTCCTTTATCACTAGGCGATCGGAAGAGCCATCGCAAATTCACGCGCTCAAACACGATCCGCATAATCACGACTCGCCTAGCGATCACAAGCCATTCACACAGTCCGACGCAGCACACCGTcttggaagcagcatcCTTTTTGGAATCGTTCTCATGTACATAATCGACCAGCTTacttccagctcgacagcttcGTCCCACAATCACCATCCAGACAAGACGCAGGATCACCATCATAGCCACGAATATCTTAACTCGCCCGTGCGGCCACGTCTCGAAGCGCACCGCCTATCCAAATCGTTTCACCAGAGATCCGACCCAACAACGACACCCAACACCATTCACAAggtcagcagcagagcgtcGTTTACCATCTATGACCGTTCGCAGCATGGCTTCGATGAGGAGGCTCAAGCAGGAGCTTCTTCGGCAGGCACACAAGCACCCTCGACGAGCAATGAACCGCACAGGCGTGTTGAAAGCATCACCACCgcttccagcagcagc ATTCTCAAACGCAGCAGATccatgtcgtcgtcgcatACAGACCATTCGAGTTTCGGTCAGGCTTTGACGACCATCGTCGGTCTTCTGATCCACGCTGCAGCGGATGGCATCGCTATGGGCGCCTCAGCTCAGTCGGGCGATGAGACGCTCACCATGGTCGTCTTTATCGCCATCATGGTGCACAAGGCTCCAGCTGCGTTTGGTCTGTGTGCCATGCTCATGTCACAGCGCCTGTCACGCACTTCGATTCGCAAGGCCGTCGCTatctttgcctttgcctcGCCTCTAGGCGCGCTGGTCACCTACGGTCTGCTCGCTATGTTCTTTGACTCGGCCAACACAACCGTGCACCGAGCCGCAGCAGACGCACAGGGTGGCATCGACGGCAAAAGCATCGGCACAGCGCTCGCATTTTCGGGCGGCACTTTCCTCTTTGTCGCTTTCCACGCCGTGTTGGAACTTGCCGGAGCCGAAGCGGATACGCTTCCGTCACTCGTCGGCAGCGCAGACGCGGCAGGCGAGACCCAGATCTTGGGCAAGTGGCTGAGGATAGCACTGTTGATCGCTGGCGCTTGCACTCCGAGATTGCTCCAGAGCGTGTTGGCTAGTTTTGGAGGCGCACATCATCATTGA
- a CDS encoding ubiquitin-binding TORC1 subunit KOG1 (related to KOG1 - Subunit of TORC1, a rapamycin-sensitive complex involved in growth control) — protein MAHLAAHIEQPEARRTAFTSSQPPHPYMIDGNGRTASASRASHQQQYSFPQMSDPGTLVLSTSTNTGGQPRNNNGSLLNSTSTLEADTDAQQLTTEPEEEDDASTASGKRHGALLVEEANEWMLQHSFFHWGLKRHITHGNPKSRDERDLPDWRMRERLRTVTAALVMCLNIGVDPPDVSKTNPCSKLICWMDPSSLEVSKALPAIGRNLQAQFETLSTKTRYKQYLDPIVEETRRFCTTLRRAAKDERVLFYYNGYGVPKPTPGGEIWVFNKAYTQYIPVTLYDLLTWLGSPCIFVWDASSAGNVVLNFKRLQERKAEEEATRSNRDREGHNRSGDRDRSKPHADASSSTGKSSAQSSSTEEPHFPLRESIHLAACGPDEVLPMNPDLPADLFTCCLTSPIEISLRWFVLQNPLPSKLNVDMVMNIPGRLQDRRTPLGELNWIFTAITDTIAWTVLPRTIFRRLFRDDLMVAALLRNFLLAERIMRFYHCTPMSHPKLPPTHNHPLWDSWDLAVDQCLAQLPTLLAKERAQAEAADGGPPVPPHLASFEYRHSTFFSEQLKAFEVWLQQGGVSRKGRRRRVNAAITPHGNPFAGLSSAATGADPEAFDDDGDASPVREPPDQLPIVLQVLLSQAHRLRALILLSQFLDLGPWAVNMALSIGIFPYVLKLLQSPAADLKPVLIYIWARILAVDRSCQNDLLRDNGFIYFAGVLSPFQNSNAGQNAGANGPSIPIPNVSEHQAMCAFILAVFCQDFPAGQAACLETDVMHSCLEHLEDDDFLLRQWSALCLAQLWDDNEAGKARAISLDAHGKLCCMLGDVSPEVRAAVLHALGTLLGASGSSQDQVDVVSYVTGEPVPVSNANRPASARRFCPGTGAVTGLPPAKQRGLEIGIAIALLTTKGDCSPLVRKELVIALSPVVAEYKGFFVLAAYLYYSREGSLQNPPSQQDRTSAAGRAKTAQSSGDSDRRGSLASLGQDNSKKSVSGPTTATLAAEEALLARLASKLLIEEEIEEEDIANIPAFMTIFVALLDLSVDSNPEVANLACTVVDFVIALLLESDVSNAGESVLRGLGAQGTLSRFTTPTSTDAALEGYFPLTPRSTGTTPGSTDEMSTSQIAAMNGAHVPPSGFGTGGSGPARPGHLVRAQSQAAPKRTSTLAQAVKTLATLGYSRPVSPVGSDHDTLGRPLYGEAGPSGIPPPGPAVLAPRRSPGTKATAAQYSSPYLPKSGAGGPTTPSHEAPSTLSMPSSPLNPAAKLGNRSQSAESLSIINGSADRRKLSASSSGLIQAQQRPNGNGHGNGSLLDNSTEQASSGMYDQQRFYGDELDKDPHVAVDDHVKVGDTLAGLIAMDMFRFRSRFTGSADGSTQNTPASSPAVSRANRWGFMPTPGSSGVSTPSGSVGSGGASNELRETLPLKSRLFAWCSEYYIEPQMKQAESEEPGSIKYNVQHWKKQRNSRLTEHSLEIADVAAQSAWSEHGGYIRNGAVPYLMLFHQYENHLVTASDQDTVAVWDWEEKRLLSRFANGNPSRTNITSTLFINEDSDAMLLVGSAEGNVRIYRHYDSPAHTAGFRGPKLASSFQALPDLVRSKRPSGLVVDWLQGSGHLLAGGDSRVIRVWDAHRELCVVDIPTRASSCVTSISSESDFGHLFVAGFGDGTVGVYDRRNPPEASLVRLWEEHQTWVQNVHLQKRGSRELVTASVDGQVRLWDMRVRSSIAKLSLGGKLGGKLSCIAVHEQIPLFAASSAPKPLRPTASAQTVLLTHLETLSTLGKPIVRSFAPMGSTQHLGNSTLLYPPEAVNSGVHHHHYLHHLHHPGETHHGGMGGSGFLSMQHSAFSAGNGGAGSGLVAGISGTSSGMHHGPHLNPANPLHALMPPATEIAPSGFTPAMGSMAFHPHLPILAFGGPDTLIELREWPDSS, from the coding sequence ATGGCACACCTTGCTGCTCACATTGAGCAACCCGAGGCGCGCCGTACTGCCTTCACCTCATCCCAGCCCCCTCATCCCTACATGATAGATGGTAACGGCCGTACGGCTTCCGCCTCGCGCGCATCacatcagcagcagtatTCATTCCCACAAATGTCCGACCCAGGTACGCTCGTTctcagcaccagcaccaacaCCGGCGGCCAACCTCGTAACAACAACGGGTCCTTGCTCAACTCTACCTCCACGCTCGAGGCTGATACCGACGCTCAGCAACTCACCACCGAGCCtgaagaggaagacgatGCATCGACAGCGAGCGGCAAACGTCATGGTgcgctcctcgtcgaggagGCCAATGAGTGGATGCTGCAGCACTCCTTCTTCCACTGGGGCCTGAAACGCCACATCACCCACGGCAACCCCAAATCCAGGGACGAGAGAGATCTTCCAGATTGGCGGATGCGCGAACGTCTACGAACCGTCACGGCTGCTCTCGTCATGTGCCTCAACATTGGTGTCGATCCTCCTGATGTGTCCAAAACCAATCCCTGCTCCAAGCTTATCTGCTGGATGGACCCCAGCTCACTCGAAGTATCCAAAGCACTGCCCGCCATCGGTCGCAATCTGCAAGCCCAGTTCGAGACGCTCAGCACCAAGACTCGTTACAAGCAGTACCTCGATCCTATTGTTGAAGAAACACGTCGCTTCTGCACAACATTGCGAAGGGCAGCCAAGGACGAGCGCGTGCTCTTCTATTACAATGGATATGGTGTGCCCAAGCCAACACCGGGCGGCGAAATTTGGGTGTTCAACAAGGCCTATACGCAATACATCCCCGTTACCCTTTACGACCTGCTCACGTGGCTGGGGAGTCCTTGCATCTTTGTATGGGACGCCAGCTCGGCCGGCAACGTCGTACTCAACTTCAAGCGTCTACAAGAGCGAaaggcggaagaggaggcaACTCGGTCCAATCGAGACAGGGAAGGTCATAACCGCTCCGGCGATCGTGACCGTTCCAAACCACATGCTGACGCATCCTCTTCGACAGGAAAGTCCAGTGCACAGTCTTCGTCGACGGAAGAGCCACATTTCCCTTTGCGCGAGTCTATCCACCTCGCTGCTTGCGGTCCAGATGAGGTGCTTCCCATGAATCCAGATCTTCCCGCCGATCTCTTCACTTGCTGTCTCACTTCACCCATCGAAATCTCTCTGCGCTGGTTTGTGCTCCAAAATCCTCTCCCGTCCAAGCTCAATGTCGACATGGTCATGAACATTCCCGGTCGCCTTCAAGATAGAAGAACTCCTCTCGGCGAACTTAACTGGATCTTCACCGCCATCACCGACACCATCGCATGGACCGTCCTACCACGCACCATTTTCCGCCGTCTTTTCCGAGACGACCTCATGGTAGCAGCGCTTCTCCGCAACTTCTTACTTGCCGAACGTATCATGCGCTTCTATCACTGCACGCCTATGAGCCATCCTAAGCTTCCGCCGACTCATAATCATCCACTTTGGGACAGCTGGGATCTCGCCGTTGACCAGTGCCTGGCACAATTGCCCACGTTGCTTGCAAAGGAGCGAGCACaggctgaagctgctgaCGGCGGACCACCTGTTCCCCCCCACCTTGCGTCGTTTGAGTATCGTCACAGCACCTTTTTCAGCGAGCAGCTGAAAGCTTTCGAGGTCTGGCTGCAGCAGGGCGGCGTTAGTCGAAAAGGAAGGAGGCGTCGTGTAAACGCTGCGATCACTCCGCATGGCAACCCTTTTGCAGGCTTGTCATCCGCAGCGACCGGCGCCGATCCAGAAGCATTCGACGATGACGGTGATGCAAGCCCAGTTCGCGAACCGCCTGATCAGCTGCCGATCGTACTGCAAGTGCTGCTGTCCCAGGCACATCGCCTACGTGCTCTCATCCTGCTCAGCCAATTTCTCGACCTCGGGCCGTGGGCAGTCAACATGGCGCTCAGCATCGGTATCTTCCCCTACGTACTCAAGCTTTTGCAAAGTCCGGCTGCTGATTTAAAGCCTGTTTTGATCTACATTTGGGCTCGAATTCTGGCGGTGGACCGGAGCTGCCAGAATGATTTATTGCGAGACAATGGCTTCATCTACTTTGCAGGTGTTCTAAGTCCATTCCAGAACAGCAATGCGGGTCAGAACGCTGGTGCCAACGGACCCTCGATCCCTATCCCCAACGTCTCGGAGCACCAAGCCATGTGTGCATTCATTCTTGCCGTCTTCTGTCAAGACTTCCCCGCCGGGCAGGCTGCGTGTCTCGAGACAGACGTCATGCACTCATGccttgagcatctcgaggacgacgacttTTTGTTGCGGCAGTGGAGTGCACTTTGCCTGGCCCAGCTTTGGGATGACAACGAAGCGGGCAAGGCACGCGCCATCTCGCTAGACGCGCACGGAAAACTCTGCTGTATGCTTGGCGATGTTTCGCCCGAGGTGCGGGCTGCCGTTCTCCATGCTCTCGGCACTCTGCTCGGTGCCAGTGGATCTAGccaagaccaagtcgaCGTTGTCTCGTATGTCACGGGCGAGCCAGTGCCTGTCTCCAATGCTAACCGGCCCGCTTCGGCGAGACGCTTCTGCCCTGGCACTGGCGCTGTTACAGGTCTGCCGCCAGCTAAACAGCGAGGTCTCGAAATCGGCATTGCCATTGCTTTGCTTACGACCAAAGGAGACTGTAGCCCGCTGGTTCGAAAGGAACTGGTTATCGCACTCAGCCCTGTGGTGGCTGAATACAAGGGATTTTTTGTCCTCGCGGCGTACCTGTACTACTCGAGAGAGGGCAGCTTGCAGAATCCACCTTCACAACAGGATCGGACGTCAGCGGCAGGCCGCGCTAAGACAGCACAATCGTCTGGCGACAGTGATCGACGCGGGTCATTGGCATCGTTGGGTCAAGACAACTCCAAAAAGAGCGTCTCAGGACCGACGACAGCTACACTTGCCGCTGAGGAGGCCTTGCTCGCGCGTCTCGCATCCAAACTTCTGATCGAGGAAGAAATTGAGGAGGAAGACATTGCCAACATTCCAGCCTTTATGACCATCTTCGTCGCGCTGCTTGATCTCAGCGTTGACTCGAATCCGGAGGTGGCGAATCTGGCATGCACGGTGGTCGATTTTGTGATCGCTCTTTTGCTCGAAAGCGATGTGTCGAATGCCGGCGAGAGCGTCCTACGAGGTCTTGGCGCTCAAGGAACTCTTTCGCGCTTCACTACGCCCACCAGCACTGACGCTGCATTAGAGGGATATTTTCCACTGACACCCCGCTCTACTGGAACGACACCAGGGTCGACCGACGAGATGTCAACGTCACAGATTGCAGCCATGAATGGAGCACATGTACCCCCCTCTGGCTTTGGCACGGGTGGTTCTGGGCCTGCCCGTCCGGGCCATTTGGTGCGTGCACAGTCTCAAGCAGCACCCAAGCGTACTTCGACGCTTGCACAAGCGGTCAAGACGCTAGCTACCTTGGGTTATTCGCGACCAGTGTCACCGGTCGGGTCGGATCACGACACCTTGGGCCGACCCTTGTACGGCGAAGCAGGGCCATCAGGCATTCCGCCCCCTGGTCCAGCTGTGCTCGCACCGCGTCGCAGTCCAGGCACCAAGGCAACCGCGGCCCAGTACAGCTCTCCCTATCTTCCAAAGAGTGGTGCAGGTGGTCCGACAACTCCTTCACACGAAGCGCCGTCCACGCTATCGATGCCCTCGTCGCCGCTCAACCCGGccgccaagcttggcaaCCGCTCGCAGAGTGCAGAAAGTCTGTCTATTATCAACGGAAGCGCGGATCGCAGAAAGCTGTCGGCAAGCAGCAGTGGCTTGAttcaagctcagcagcgcCCCAACGGCAACGGCCATGGGAACGGCAGCTTGCTGGACAACAGCACTGAACAGGCCAGCAGTGGTATGTACGACCAACAACGCTTCTATGGCGATGAGCTGGATAAGGATCCACATGTAGCTGTTGATGACCATGTCAAGGTGGGAGACACACTCGCTGGACTCATCGCAATGGACATgttccgcttccgctcgCGCTTTACGGGCAGCGCCGACGGCTCGACGCAAAACACGCCGGCTTCCTCTCCTGCCGTGAGCCGTGCAAATCGGTGGGGCTTTATGCCCACTCCGGGCAGCAGCGGAGTCAGCACGCCGTCGGGTTCGGTGGGATCTGGTGGCGCTAGCAACGAACTTCGCGAGACACTGCCGCTCAAGAGCCGTCTATTTGCATGGTGTAGCGAATACTACATCGAGCCGCAGATGAAGCAGGCAGAAAGCGAGGAGCCAGGCAGCATCAAGTACAATGTGCAGCACTGGAAAAAACAACGCAACAGCCGCCTCACTGAGCATTCTCTGGAGATTGCCGACGTCGCTGCTCAGTCTGCCTGGTCAGAGCATGGTGGCTATATCCGCAATGGCGCCGTCCCATACTTGATGCTTTTCCATCAATATGAGAACCACCTCGTCACGGCTAGCGATCAGGATACGGTCGCTGTGTGGGACTGGGAAGAGAAGCGTCTGCTCAGTCGATTTGCCAACGGCAATCCGAGCAGAACCAACATTACATCGACGCTATTCATCAACGAAGACAGCGACGCGATGCTGCTAGTCGGCTCGGCGGAGGGCAATGTGCGAATCTACAGGCACTACGATTCTCCTGCGCATACGGCAGGCTTCCGAGGTCCCAAGCTCGCATCGAGTTTCCAGGCTCTTCCGGATTTAGTGAGGAGCAAGCGACCCAGCGGTCTAGTTGTCGACTGGTTGCAAGGATCTGGCCACTTGCTCGCAGGTGGAGATAGTCGGGTGATTCGAGTATGGGATGCGCATCGCGAGCTTTGTGTGGTCGACATTCCCActcgagcttcgagctgtGTGACGTCGATCTCTTCCGAATCCGACTTTGGCCATCTTTTTGTGGCTGGATTTGGAGATGGCACGGTCGGTGTATATGACAGACGCAATCCGCCTGAAGCGAGCCTGGTGCGCTTGTGGGAGGAGCACCAGACGTGGGTGCAGAACGTGCATCTGCAGAAGCGTGGCTCGCGAGAGCTAGTGACTGCCAGCGTCGACGGTCAAGTGCGGCTGTGGGATATGCGTGTACGATCGTCGATCGCAAAGTTGAGCCTGGGCGGTAAGTTGGGCGGAAAGCTGTCGTGTATAGCGGTGCACGAGCAAATCCCGTTGTTTgcggcgagctcggcacCCAAGCCATTGCGACCGACAGCTTCGGCTCagacggtgctgctgacACACCTCGAAACGCTGTCGACGCTAGGCAAGCCGATCGTTCGTAGTTTTGCACCGATGGGATCCACGCAACATCTTGGCAACAGCACGCTGCTGTACCCGCCCGAAGCGGTGAATTCTGGCGTACATCATCACCATTATCTGCACCACCTGCATCATCCTGGCGAGACACATCATGGCGGAATGGGTGGAAGCGGGTtcttgtcgatgcagcacTCGGCATTCTCGGCTGGCAACGGCGGGGCTGGAAGCGGTCTTGTCGCAGGAATTAGCGGGACCAGCAGTGGAATGCATCATGGTCCCCATCTGAACCCAGCCAACCCTTTGCACGCGCTCATGCCGCCCGCCACCGAAATTGCCCCGTCAGGCTTTACACCTGCGATGGGAAGTATGGCCTTCCATCCGCACCTGCCAATATTGGCGTTTGGTGGTCCGGATACGCTGATCGAACTCAGGGAGTGGCCTGATTCCAGTTGA